In Pseudomonas abieticivorans, the genomic window AAGCGGTGCGCCAGGCCGTGGAAGGTGCCCACCCACATGCCGGCGGGGTTGATCCCCATCAGCTGTTCGATGCGGTGGCGCATCTCGGCGGCGGCCTTGTTGGTGAAGGTCACCGACAAAATCGAGTGGGGTGAGGCCTGCTCGACCTGGATCAACCAGGCGATACGGTGCACCAGCACTCGGGTTTTACCGGAGCCGGCACCGGCCAGGACCAACTGACGGCCGACGGAGGCCGCTACGGCCTGACGTTGGGCGTCGTTGAGAGAGTTCAGCAGAAGGGAGAGGTCATCGCGCATCCGCCCATTTTAGGGTGCAGGACAAGTTTGGAGCAAACCCGGCTTGCGAGCGGTCGAAAAAGTTTGGTTGGGACCTACGCTTGTGTATGCTCCGAACCACGTTTCAGGCGCCACACAAAACAAGAATACAGCCTATGACACTTGCTTCAGGCCTGCCGGGTACCCCCGAGCCGGGCCAACGCGACATTCGTCGAAAATACGCCGCACAATTGGTGGTCGAGCGCACGCGCCTGCTTTACCAGGGCTCGCTGCTGCCCACCTTGTTCATGCTGCTCAACGGCCTGGTCTGCGCCTGGCTGCTGTGGAGCCCGCAACATTACCTGATCGTCAGCATCTGGCTGGTCTGGTTGATGTCGCTAGTGGCATTGCGGGTGATTCAGGTCGCGGCGTTCGACTCGGCCATCCCGGACCGCCAGGCCCACCCCAACTGGCTGCGCATGTTTCTGTTTGGCTCGGCTTTCAGTGGGCTAACCATCGGTTGCGCGGCGATCATGCTGGTACCTACCGACAATTTCGTGCAACAGGCCTGGGTGTTCGGCCTGCTGGGCGCCGCCACGCTGTCGGCCAGCGTGGCCTATGCGGTCAGCCTGCCAGCGTTCCTGACCTTCGCCTTGCCCTGCCTGCTGCCGCCGATCATTTATGTGTTCTACGAGGGCAACGACCAGCAGCAAGGCTGGGGCTGGCTGGCGTTGATACTGCTGATCGCGTTGTTTGTAGTGGCCTGGCAGGTCAACCGGTTGATTGAGCGCAGCCTGCTACGACGCTTTCAAAACCAGGAACTGATCGAGGATCTGCAGCATGCACAGGCCCAAGGCTTGCGACTTAATCTGGAGCTGGGCACCGAGGTTGAGCAACGCCGGCGCGTAGAGGCCCAATTGCGTGAGGCCCAGGCTGGCCTGGAGAGCCGCGTGGCCCAGCGCAGTGCCGAGCTGGACACGGCCAACCAGGCCCTGGGCAAGAGCGAGGCACGCCTGGCCATGGCCTTGCAGGCCAGTGAGTTGGGGCTGTGGGACTGGAACCTGCGCACCGACGAGGTTCACCACACCCGCCTCAAAGAGCTGTTCGGGTTGGAGCCCGACTACGTCAAGGCCATGCTGCGCCACCTCAAGCCACGCCTGCACCCCGACGACCTGCCGTTGCTCAAGCGCACGCTGGTGGAGCACATGAAGGGGCGCAGCGAGGACTATCGCATCGAATACCGCATTCGCCACAGCGATGGCCGCTGGCTGTGGGTCGAGGACCGTGGCCGAGCCGTGGAGCGTTCGGTCACCGGGCGGGTACTGCGCATGCTCGGTACCCGTCGCGACATCAGCGCCCGCAAGGCGTTGGAAGAGCAGCAGCGCTTGTCGAGCATGGTGTTTGAGGCGGCGGGCGAAGGGATTTTGATTGTCGACGCGGACTACACTCTGCTGGCCGTGAACCAGGCGTTCACGCGCATCACCGGGTATGCCGATGGTGAGGTACTGGGCCGCAACCTGATCGATCTGGCGTGCAGCCGTGACGCGCGCCGTCACCTGCCAACGTTTCAGGCTGCGCTGCAAGAGACCGGCCAGTGGCAGGGCGAGCTGGTGGAGGCGCGCAAGAGTGGCGAGCTCTATCCGCAATGGCTGCAGCTAAGCGTAGTGCGCGATCATCGGCAAAATATTAGCCATATAGTGGGCTACTTCGCCGATCTATCAGCCCGCAGGGCTTCTGAGGAGCGCATGCGCTACCTCACCCACTACGATGAGCTGACGGGCCTGGCCAACCGCTCGCTGTTCCGTGATCGGCTGCATGAGGCCAGCCAGCGGGTCCGCCAAGGGGGGCGCAGCCTGGCCTTGCTGCACATCGACCTGGACCGTTTCAAGCTGCTCAATGACAGCCTGGGCCATGAACAGGCCGACCAGTTGCTCAAACAGATGGCGCGGCGCATCAGTAATGCATTGCCCGAGGCCGACACCATCGCGCGGCTTTCCGGTGACGAATTCGCCGTGTTGTTCGACGCCTACGCCAACCTGTCGAGCCTGGCCCGGGTTGCTGGCCGGTTGCTGGCAAAACTGCGGGTGCCGCAGTTTATCAACGATCAGGAGCTGGTGATCAGTGCCTCGGTGGGCATCAGTCTGCTGCCGGATAACGCGCGGGAAATTTCCGCACTGGTCAGCCAGGCCAACATGGCCATGCAGCACGCCAAGCATCTGGGCGGCAATAACTTCCAGTTCTACACGGAAAGCCTGCAGGCCAGCACGCTGGAGCGCCTGCAATTGGAAAACCAACTGCGCAAGGCCATCGACGAAAAGCAATTGGAAGTCTACTACCAGCCCAAGCTGTGCCTGGCCTCCGGGCACCTGAACGGTGCCGAAGCCTTGGTGCGCTGGCGGCACCCGACATTGGGCATGATCGCGCCTGGCGAATTCATCGGTCTTGCCGAAGAAACCGGGTTGATCGGGCCCATCGGCGAGATGGTGCTGCGCCAAGCCTGTCGCCAGGCGTGCGAGTGGCAGCGCATGGGCCTTGCGCCCATTCGCATGTCGGTCAACCTTTCGGTGCATCAGTTGCGCCAGGGCAAGCTGGTCAGCCTGGTACGCCAAGTGCTCGAGGAAACCGGCCTGGCGCCAGCCTTGCTGGAGCTTGAGCTGACGGAAAGCCAGTTGCTGGACAGCGTGGAACACATCATCGCGACCTTCCACCAACTGCGGGCATTGGGCGTAAAGTTGGCCATCGATGACTTTGGCACGGGCTATTCATCGCTCAGCTATCTCAAGCGCTTTCCCGTGGATTACGTGAAGATCGACCAGGCGTTTATCCGCGGGTTGGCCGAAGGTAGTGAAGATGGCGCGATTACCCGCGCGATCATCGACATGGCCCACAGCCTGCACCTCAAGGTTGTTGCAGAAGGTGTCGAAACTCAGGAGCAATTGGACTTTTTGCGGGCCCACGGGTGTGACGAGGT contains:
- a CDS encoding GGDEF and EAL domain-containing protein; protein product: MTLASGLPGTPEPGQRDIRRKYAAQLVVERTRLLYQGSLLPTLFMLLNGLVCAWLLWSPQHYLIVSIWLVWLMSLVALRVIQVAAFDSAIPDRQAHPNWLRMFLFGSAFSGLTIGCAAIMLVPTDNFVQQAWVFGLLGAATLSASVAYAVSLPAFLTFALPCLLPPIIYVFYEGNDQQQGWGWLALILLIALFVVAWQVNRLIERSLLRRFQNQELIEDLQHAQAQGLRLNLELGTEVEQRRRVEAQLREAQAGLESRVAQRSAELDTANQALGKSEARLAMALQASELGLWDWNLRTDEVHHTRLKELFGLEPDYVKAMLRHLKPRLHPDDLPLLKRTLVEHMKGRSEDYRIEYRIRHSDGRWLWVEDRGRAVERSVTGRVLRMLGTRRDISARKALEEQQRLSSMVFEAAGEGILIVDADYTLLAVNQAFTRITGYADGEVLGRNLIDLACSRDARRHLPTFQAALQETGQWQGELVEARKSGELYPQWLQLSVVRDHRQNISHIVGYFADLSARRASEERMRYLTHYDELTGLANRSLFRDRLHEASQRVRQGGRSLALLHIDLDRFKLLNDSLGHEQADQLLKQMARRISNALPEADTIARLSGDEFAVLFDAYANLSSLARVAGRLLAKLRVPQFINDQELVISASVGISLLPDNAREISALVSQANMAMQHAKHLGGNNFQFYTESLQASTLERLQLENQLRKAIDEKQLEVYYQPKLCLASGHLNGAEALVRWRHPTLGMIAPGEFIGLAEETGLIGPIGEMVLRQACRQACEWQRMGLAPIRMSVNLSVHQLRQGKLVSLVRQVLEETGLAPALLELELTESQLLDSVEHIIATFHQLRALGVKLAIDDFGTGYSSLSYLKRFPVDYVKIDQAFIRGLAEGSEDGAITRAIIDMAHSLHLKVVAEGVETQEQLDFLRAHGCDEVQGYLISRPVEAEALAQLLVYDRIRDGRDG